The Scomber scombrus chromosome 22, fScoSco1.1, whole genome shotgun sequence genome has a window encoding:
- the LOC134004383 gene encoding ubiquitin carboxyl-terminal hydrolase 15-like isoform X5: protein MLLCCWWCLRPEAVELDSRRVDHRVLNCEATASTAITAVSLDQWEPETTNAALQSSQSVKNSSYSLPSYHPYSNSYDYSDQSRQSERSGLCGLSNLGNTCFMNSAVQCLSNIRPLTEFFLKDKYTDELNEDNPLGMKGEIARAYAELIKQLWLGKYSYVTPRPFKTQVGRFAPQFSGYQQQDSHELLAFLLDGLHEDLNRIRKKPYIQLKDANGRPDKVVAEEAWESHIKRNDSIIVDIFHGLFKSTLVCPVCSKVSVTFDPFCYLTLPLPMKKERTLEVYLVRLDPMAKPTQYKLTVPKVGYISDLCTSLSSLSGVPAEKMIVTDIYNHRFHRIFATNENLSSIMERDDIYVFEVAVNRVEDTDHVVIPVHLREKYKQSGYNHTSTPLFGQPFLIAVPRTLSEDKLYNMLLLRLCRFVRCPVEEDEEEDCEETQSSKQHTVNGNATNGLMEEGSPSEMETDEQDDESSQDQELPSENDNSQSEDSVGGDNELENGMVAPQNSTKVQQTAGHNRKRLFTFQFNNMGKTDFSLIKEDTRQIRFDEGHLRLSDRSYLSLDWEPEMKKKYFDETVVEDFDKHESMEYKPQKKAFFKLNDCIELFTTKEKLGAEDPWYCPNCKQHQQATKKLDLWSLPPVLVVHLKRFSYSRYMRDKLDSLVDFPLRDLDMSEFLINPNAGPCHYDLIAVSNHYGGMGGGHYTAYAKNKDDGKWYNFDDSSVSPANEDQIVSKAGYVLFYQRQDTVKGTGYFALDREEEQEEEEEGEEEENESEERKGASSALGASSSAAATATASATTSASASASASASASASASASASSASAALSDEEDLNENRRRKNDNEQEQEEEEEEEEEEEEEEEEEEEEEEEEEEEEKEEEEVPNPDVTMKTN from the exons TGTGAAGAATTCAAGCTATAGTCTGCCATCCTACCATCCTTACAGCAACAGCTATGACTACTCAGACCAGAGCAGGCAGAGTGAGCGCTCAGGCCTCTGTGGACTCTCCAACCTGGGCAACACCTGCTTTATGAACTCTGCTGTGCAG TGTTTAAGCAATATCCGTCCACTGACGGAGTTCTTCCTCAAAGACAAGTACACAGACGAGCTGAATGAGGACAACCCACTGGGCATGAAGGGGGAGATTGCCAGAGCCTACGCGGAGCTCATCAAGCAGCTGTGGTTGGGCAAATATAGCTACGTCACCCCAAGGCCTTTCAAG ACCCAGGTGGGCCGCTTTGCCCCCCAGTTCTCGGGCTACCAGCAGCAGGACTCTCATGAGCTGCTGGCCTTTCTCCTGGATGGCCTTCATGAGGACTTGAACCGCATCAGGAAGAAGCCCTACATACAGCTCAAGGATGCTAATGGCAGGCCTGATAAG gTGGTGGCAGAGGAAGCGTGGGAGAGCCACATCAAGAGGAATGACTCCATCATTGTGGACATCTTCCATGGCCTTTTCAAGTCCACCTTGGTGTGTCCCGTGTGCTCCAAGGTCTCCGTGACATTCGACCCTTTTTGCTACTTGACTCTACCACTACCCATGAAGAAGGAGCGCACACTAGAGGTTTATTTGGTCAGATTGGACCCTATGGCCAAACCCACAcag TACAAGCTGACCGTGCCGAAGGTGGGCTACATCTCCGACCTGTGTACCTCCCTCTCCAGCCTGTCTGGGGTGCCTGCTGAGAAG ATGATTGTAACTGACATCTACAACCACCGCTTCCACCGGATCTTCGCCACTAACGAGAACCTCAGCAGCATCATGGAGAGAGATGATATCTACGT GTTTGAGGTAGCGGTGAACAGGGTGGAGGACACAGACCACGTAGTGATCCCAGTGCACCTGAGGGAGAAGTACAAGCAGTCAGGCTACAACCACACCAGCACGCCGCTGTTCGGACAGCCCTTCCTCATCGCCGTCCCCAGAACCCTCAGTGAAGACAAACTCTACAACATGCTGCTCCTACGCCTCTG ccgGTTCGTGCGATGTCCtgtggaggaggatgaggaggaggattgtGAAGAGACGCAGTCGTCCAAACAGCACACTGTCAACGGCAACGCCACTAATGGACTGATGGAGGAGGGGTCGCCAA GTGAGATGGAGACGGATGAGCAGGATGACGAGTCCAGTCAGGATCAGGAGCTGCCGTCTGAGAACGACAACAGCCAGTCAGAGGACTCTGTGGGCGGGGACAATGAACTGGAGAACGGCATGGTCGCTCCGCAGAACTCCACCAAAGTTCAGCAGACGGCCGGGCACAACAGAAAGAGACTTTTTACATTCCAGTTCAATAACATGGGCAAAACTGACTTCTCCCTCATCAAGGAGGACACCAGGCAGATCCGTTTTGATGAGGGACACCTTCGACTCAGTG ACCGCTCTTATCTCTCTTTGGACTGGGAACCggagatgaagaagaagtaCTTTGACGAGACCGTTGTCGAG GACTTTGATAAGCACGAGAGCATGGAGTACAAGCCTCAGAAGAAGGCGTTCTTCAAGCTGAACGACTGCATCGAGCTGTTCACCACGAAGGAGAAACTGGGAGCAGAGGACCCTTG gtactGTCCGAACTGTAAGCAGCACCAACAGGCCACTAAGAAGCTAGACCTGTGGTCTCTGCCGCCGGTGCTGGTGGTCCATCTAAAACGATTCTCCTACAGTCGCTATATGAGGGATAAACTGGACTCCCTGGTTGACTTCCCActcag AGATCTGGACATGTCCGAGTTCCTGATTAACCCCAATGCTGGGCCTTGCCACTATGACCTCATCGCTGTTTCCAACCACTACGGCGGGATGGGTGGAGGCCACT ATACTGCTTATGCTAAGAACAAAGATGACGGAAAGTGGTACAACTTTGATGACAGCAGCGTGTCGCCTGCCAACGAAGATCAAATAGTG tccAAAGCAGGGTACGTGCTGTTCTACCAGCGCCAGGACACCGTGAAAGGCACCGGCTATTTCGCTCTCGACCgcgaggaagagcaggaggaggaggaggagggagaagaggaggagaacgAAAGCGAGGAGAGGAAGGGCGCCTCGTCCGCTTTAGGGGCCTCATCTTCCGCAGCCGCCACCGCCACCGCCTCCGCCACTACCTCCGCCTCTGcctctgcttctgcttctgcctctgcttctgcttctgcctctgcctctgccTCCTCTGCTTCCGCTGCCCTGAGTGACGAGGAGGACCTGAACGAGAACCGGCGCAGGAAGAACGACAATGagcaggaacaggaggaggaggaagaggaggaggaggaggaagaagaagaagaagaagaagaagaagaagaagaggaggaggaggaggaggaggagaaggaggaggaggaggtgcccAATCCAGACGTCACCATGAAAACCAACTGa
- the LOC134004383 gene encoding ubiquitin carboxyl-terminal hydrolase 15-like isoform X6, whose protein sequence is MNSAVQCLSNIRPLTEFFLKDKYTDELNEDNPLGMKGEIARAYAELIKQLWLGKYSYVTPRPFKTQVGRFAPQFSGYQQQDSHELLAFLLDGLHEDLNRIRKKPYIQLKDANGRPDKVVAEEAWESHIKRNDSIIVDIFHGLFKSTLVCPVCSKVSVTFDPFCYLTLPLPMKKERTLEVYLVRLDPMAKPTQYKLTVPKVGYISDLCTSLSSLSGVPAEKMIVTDIYNHRFHRIFATNENLSSIMERDDIYVFEVAVNRVEDTDHVVIPVHLREKYKQSGYNHTSTPLFGQPFLIAVPRTLSEDKLYNMLLLRLCRFVRCPVEEDEEEDCEETQSSKQHTVNGNATNGLMEEGSPSEMETDEQDDESSQDQELPSENDNSQSEDSVGGDNELENGMVAPQNSTKVQQTAGHNRKRLFTFQFNNMGKTDFSLIKEDTRQIRFDEGHLRLSDRSYLSLDWEPEMKKKYFDETVVEDFDKHESMEYKPQKKAFFKLNDCIELFTTKEKLGAEDPWYCPNCKQHQQATKKLDLWSLPPVLVVHLKRFSYSRYMRDKLDSLVDFPLRDLDMSEFLINPNAGPCHYDLIAVSNHYGGMGGGHYTAYAKNKDDGKWYNFDDSSVSPANEDQIVSKAGYVLFYQRQDTVKGTGYFALDREEEQEEEEEGEEEENESEERKGASSALGASSSAAATATASATTSASASASASASASASASASASSASAALSDEEDLNENRRRKNDNEQEQEEEEEEEEEEEEEEEEEEEEEEEEEEEEKEEEEVPNPDVTMKTN, encoded by the exons ATGAACTCTGCTGTGCAG TGTTTAAGCAATATCCGTCCACTGACGGAGTTCTTCCTCAAAGACAAGTACACAGACGAGCTGAATGAGGACAACCCACTGGGCATGAAGGGGGAGATTGCCAGAGCCTACGCGGAGCTCATCAAGCAGCTGTGGTTGGGCAAATATAGCTACGTCACCCCAAGGCCTTTCAAG ACCCAGGTGGGCCGCTTTGCCCCCCAGTTCTCGGGCTACCAGCAGCAGGACTCTCATGAGCTGCTGGCCTTTCTCCTGGATGGCCTTCATGAGGACTTGAACCGCATCAGGAAGAAGCCCTACATACAGCTCAAGGATGCTAATGGCAGGCCTGATAAG gTGGTGGCAGAGGAAGCGTGGGAGAGCCACATCAAGAGGAATGACTCCATCATTGTGGACATCTTCCATGGCCTTTTCAAGTCCACCTTGGTGTGTCCCGTGTGCTCCAAGGTCTCCGTGACATTCGACCCTTTTTGCTACTTGACTCTACCACTACCCATGAAGAAGGAGCGCACACTAGAGGTTTATTTGGTCAGATTGGACCCTATGGCCAAACCCACAcag TACAAGCTGACCGTGCCGAAGGTGGGCTACATCTCCGACCTGTGTACCTCCCTCTCCAGCCTGTCTGGGGTGCCTGCTGAGAAG ATGATTGTAACTGACATCTACAACCACCGCTTCCACCGGATCTTCGCCACTAACGAGAACCTCAGCAGCATCATGGAGAGAGATGATATCTACGT GTTTGAGGTAGCGGTGAACAGGGTGGAGGACACAGACCACGTAGTGATCCCAGTGCACCTGAGGGAGAAGTACAAGCAGTCAGGCTACAACCACACCAGCACGCCGCTGTTCGGACAGCCCTTCCTCATCGCCGTCCCCAGAACCCTCAGTGAAGACAAACTCTACAACATGCTGCTCCTACGCCTCTG ccgGTTCGTGCGATGTCCtgtggaggaggatgaggaggaggattgtGAAGAGACGCAGTCGTCCAAACAGCACACTGTCAACGGCAACGCCACTAATGGACTGATGGAGGAGGGGTCGCCAA GTGAGATGGAGACGGATGAGCAGGATGACGAGTCCAGTCAGGATCAGGAGCTGCCGTCTGAGAACGACAACAGCCAGTCAGAGGACTCTGTGGGCGGGGACAATGAACTGGAGAACGGCATGGTCGCTCCGCAGAACTCCACCAAAGTTCAGCAGACGGCCGGGCACAACAGAAAGAGACTTTTTACATTCCAGTTCAATAACATGGGCAAAACTGACTTCTCCCTCATCAAGGAGGACACCAGGCAGATCCGTTTTGATGAGGGACACCTTCGACTCAGTG ACCGCTCTTATCTCTCTTTGGACTGGGAACCggagatgaagaagaagtaCTTTGACGAGACCGTTGTCGAG GACTTTGATAAGCACGAGAGCATGGAGTACAAGCCTCAGAAGAAGGCGTTCTTCAAGCTGAACGACTGCATCGAGCTGTTCACCACGAAGGAGAAACTGGGAGCAGAGGACCCTTG gtactGTCCGAACTGTAAGCAGCACCAACAGGCCACTAAGAAGCTAGACCTGTGGTCTCTGCCGCCGGTGCTGGTGGTCCATCTAAAACGATTCTCCTACAGTCGCTATATGAGGGATAAACTGGACTCCCTGGTTGACTTCCCActcag AGATCTGGACATGTCCGAGTTCCTGATTAACCCCAATGCTGGGCCTTGCCACTATGACCTCATCGCTGTTTCCAACCACTACGGCGGGATGGGTGGAGGCCACT ATACTGCTTATGCTAAGAACAAAGATGACGGAAAGTGGTACAACTTTGATGACAGCAGCGTGTCGCCTGCCAACGAAGATCAAATAGTG tccAAAGCAGGGTACGTGCTGTTCTACCAGCGCCAGGACACCGTGAAAGGCACCGGCTATTTCGCTCTCGACCgcgaggaagagcaggaggaggaggaggagggagaagaggaggagaacgAAAGCGAGGAGAGGAAGGGCGCCTCGTCCGCTTTAGGGGCCTCATCTTCCGCAGCCGCCACCGCCACCGCCTCCGCCACTACCTCCGCCTCTGcctctgcttctgcttctgcctctgcttctgcttctgcctctgcctctgccTCCTCTGCTTCCGCTGCCCTGAGTGACGAGGAGGACCTGAACGAGAACCGGCGCAGGAAGAACGACAATGagcaggaacaggaggaggaggaagaggaggaggaggaggaagaagaagaagaagaagaagaagaagaagaagaggaggaggaggaggaggaggagaaggaggaggaggaggtgcccAATCCAGACGTCACCATGAAAACCAACTGa